The proteins below come from a single Mus musculus strain C57BL/6J chromosome 5, GRCm38.p6 C57BL/6J genomic window:
- the Ccng2 gene encoding cyclin-G2 gives MKDLGAKHLAGGEGVQLFGLLNFYLEQEQRYQPREKGLILMEATPENDNTLCSRLRNAKVEDLRSLTNFFGSGTETFVLAVNILDRFLALMKVKPKHLSCIGVCCFLLAARLAEEEGDVPPTHDVIRISQCKCTASDIKRMEKIISEKLHYELEATTALNFLHLYHAIVFCHTSERKEILSLDKLEAQLKACNCRVVFSKARPSVLALCLLNLEIETIKSVELLEILLLVKKHLKLSDTEFFYWRELVSKCLAEYSSPRCCKPDLKKLVWIVSRRTAQNLHSSYYSVPELPTIPEGGCFDGSESEDSGEDMSCGEESLSSSPPSDQECTFFFDFQVAQTLCFPP, from the exons ATGAAGGATTTGGGGGCCAAGCACTTGGCAGGTGGCGAAGGGGTTCAGCTTTTCGGATTGTTGAACTTCTACCTGGAACAAGAACAGAGATACCAACCTCGGGAAAAAGGGCTGATCTTGATGGAGGCTACCCCGGAg AATGATAACACTTTGTGTTCAAGACTGAGAAATGCCAAAGTGGAAGATTTAAGAAGTTTAACTAACTTCTTTGGATCTGGCACTGAAACTTTCGTTCTGGCTGTCAATATTTTGGATAGATTCTTGGCCCTTATGAAG GTGAAACCGAAACACCTGTCCTGCATTGGCGTCTGCTGCTTTTTGCTGGCCGCCAGGCTGGCGGAAGAAGAAGGTGACGTTCCCCCCACGCACGATGTGATCCGCATCAGTCAGTGTAAATGCACAGCGTCTGACATTAAACGCATGGAGAAAATCATCTCAGAGAAACTGCACTATGAGCTGGAAGCTACCACTGCCTTAAACTTTTTGCACTTGTACCACGCGATTGTATTTTGTCACACTTCAGAAAG GAAGGAGATTCTCAGCCTCGATAAACTCGAAGCGCAGCTGAAAGCTTGCAACTGCCGAGTTGTCTTCTCCAAAGCAAGA cCATCTGTATTAGCTCTGTGCCTTCTCAATTTGGAAATAGAAACGATAAAATCCGTGGAACTGCTGGAAATTCTCTTGCTTGTTAAAAAACATTTGAAG CTCAGCGACACTGAATTCTTTTACTGGAGGGAACTGGTTTCTAAATGTCTAGCAGAGTATTCTTCGCCTCGCTGCTGCAAGCCTGATCTGAAGAAGCTGGTATGGATTGTTTCGCGACGCACTGCGCAGAACCTCCACAGCAGCTACTACAGTGTTCCTGAGCTGCCCACTATCCCAGAGGGGGGTTGCTTTGACGGAAGTGAAAG TGAGGACTCTGGTGAAGACATGAGTTGTGGAGAGGAGAGTCTCAGCAGCTCCCCACCCAGCGATCAGGAGTGCACCTTCTTCTTTGACTTCCAAGTGGCTCAGACACTGTGCTTTCCACCATAG